A window of Hordeum vulgare subsp. vulgare chromosome 5H, MorexV3_pseudomolecules_assembly, whole genome shotgun sequence genomic DNA:
CAACCAAACACCAGCACAAATATAAAAAAAAGACCGACAAATATCAAAGTCATATAAGACCAAATTTATGACTAAgcgagaaaaaggaagaaaaaaaaactccAAAGCAATGAAATCCATGACCGACACACTACAACGATGACCATATCAGCATAAATCAACTAATGACACCACAAGGAGCATGAGGTTCTTCAACAGCAATGTCGTCAAAAAGGGAACGACACCCGAGTGTCTCCGTCACGGATCCAACCACCACATGTCAAAGTCTAGGTTTTCACCCTGAAGAACCAGCTCGAGCATAACAACATTGCCATTGTCATGTATAACCTTAGCGGTCAGACATCGGTTCTCACCCTGGAGCTCGAGACTATGGACCTAGCTGTGATTGATTGTATGAACCTTATGAGTTGAGTAATACAAGTGTGTCTCACCCCAAAAAAAACTAGAATCGCTCCAGCCATGGCAGGCTCATATCGCGGATTGCGCTGAACACCGAGAGATCTTTGCGTATCAAACTTATGATCTGAAGTGTTTCCCTAGAAAGAAATTGATCTGAACGAAACAATTAGTGCCTGAACTTCCGGGGTGTTATTTGGCGGAGATAATTGATTGATTGACCCAGCCAAGTTTGGAACCAAATTACCCAAGGGCGACATATATTCATGGACGCAAATTGTCCTGCCTTGATTAACGTAGACGTATATATAGCACCTAATAATCTTCAGAATTAATTGCATTTATCTCCTCCTTAATTAAGAACTTATAACCCTCTATATATCGATCGGTTCGTAGCAGCCATGGTCACGCTCGTTCGTCTCACGTAACCCGCCCCCATTGCGCAGAGTTAACTCCGTCGACTAAGCAAGCAGGAAAAAGTAAACCAGAATGAGAGGATTTCATGCCATGGTCATCCTGTTGGTGGGATGGCTCGCGCTCACCGCACAGTGTTAGTACTATTTCTTcccttgttttctttttcttcagtTTTTACATGTATGAACTTAGTCCTATAACAATTTAAACACTACATGCATGATTTTAGGTCGTCTCGAGGCAGGAAGGAGGAGCTATATAGACGGTGCCGATAACAATGCTACCGTCCCCTACTCGATATCATCGTTAGATGATGGCAAGTTCAGCCTGAATTTTTGCGGAGATCATGTTTGTAACTTTGGTACCTGTTACTGCTGTGACAACCAGAAGGGTCGCCCGTGCTACAAGACGTTTGCTGAGTGCAATTCTAATTGCCCTAAGTGCAATCCCAAGTGCCCAGCTGAGTCGACGATAGAATTGCAAGCATGACAGAATGGAATGCTCTCATCCCTAGATAAACGAACAATAATAGATTCTTGTGATAAGCCATATGTTGCCGAACGGCCATTGTAATCCCTGTTGACACCTTCTATGATATATGATGCTCCATTGCTCCTTccagtaaataaataaataaacgttctAAAGGGGAAACTCTCGTGGTAGAAATCTCCATATAGGTGCCATTGTTCATGGTGAGTCGTGACAACCTGAGGGCTCCATGTTGTTCAACCGGTCGGATGAATGCTTCCTGCGGAACGCCAATGGCAAGATCGAGGAGGGGCTAGATTTGCACGAAAGGGGAGATGATTTCGATCGGCAGAGAGATGGTGCTGGTTGATTGCATCGTGCGCTTCGGCCACCGCGTTTTCCCAAGATGTCGGATTCAGGTGGATCGACAGCGGCTCACCCCTGTTGCCGGCGCCGAGGAGACCAGGATCTGGATCGCGTTCGAACCATACAGGTTAGATGACTCATCTCTTGATTTTAAAAAGCACGAAAGGCTCTCTGCTGCTAACAAAAACAAATATGGGGAGATAGGGTCCCCTTGCCGGATTCCTCGTGAAGGAGTAAACTGTTGTAACTTCTTGCCATTAAGCATAACTGATAATTTAACAAGCCCATAACAATGTCAACCCATTTCTGTGTGAAGCCCAACTTCAGCATGATGGCTTGTAGATAGGACCATTCCCCAGGGCACTTCTTCTCTGTCATAAATTTGTCTCGAAAGCACTTATTCTCCATCTCAATTCTGTGGGGAATTGCAAACACCAGTGCACATGTGCATGTAGAACCTCATTAAAATCTCCTAGGGCAACCCATGGGAGTGCACTGGTGTTTTGTCACacccagatgcgaccctatcctcaatttgacacgagggcctcgtcaaggatataagtgcatctcgtcgtgtcgcaagaatggatatcgttacaagtatatgtactgaaaagaagagatacatagaattgacttacactcgccacaagctacatcagagtcacatcagtacattacataatcatcaagagtaagagcagggtccgactacggacgaaaacaaacgacaaaagaagaacgacgtccatccttgctatcccagcctGCCGGCCtggacccatcctagatcgatgatgatgaagaagaagaagcaactccaaatgatcaatcaacgcgctcgcgtcaagtaacctttacctgtacctgcaactggtgttgtagtgatctgtgagccacaggggactcagcaatctcatttccaaaggtatcaagactagcaaagcttaatgggtgaggtaagattaagtggtgaggttgcagcagcggctaagcatatatttggtggctaacttacgagtacaagaaataagagggggaagatctacgcataacggacgtgaactactgatgatcaaatgaatgatcctgaacacctacctacgtcagacataaccccacagtgtcctcgatcggagaaggaactcacgaaagatacagtcacggttacgcgcacagttggcatatttttaattaagttaaattcaagttatctagaaccagtgttaaacaaagttttcacgttgccacataaccgcgggcacggctttccgaaaagatttaaccctgcaggggtgctccaactagtccatcacaaattaccacaagccgcatagaaatcctcaatcacgaagctcgcgatctcgtcgaattccctagtggaaaacctcaactctgagattacccaaagcatcaccggaatcccgatgcataagatatttcgtcaaaggtaaaactaatacagcaaggccacccggtgtgtcgacgaacccgataggagccgcgtatctcgttctcaggacacaccgtctatgcatagtggacggtagccaaacctcgagttgccccgtggtggcacagccgactgctaggtgggtggaccaacactcatgcggaccgCTGGCCCGGGGgggtgattaaattatcctcggggtccggaaaatccctatgcaattttattaagtgattaggcaaatgtagtatcaaagttgggcactgccagaccagctttaatctataacgaattatcaagggggtccccataacaaccccgatcatgttaggagcgctcatttatggaacataacaccggtagccagaaactaagggggcaaaggtggaacaaaacaccaggctagaaaggccgagccttccaccttttaccaagtatataggtgcattaaattaaatagcattaatatgatgatataacaaggaacccatgctttcacatggaagcatctgcacctgcaactagcaacgctatcaacagcgttaagcaagcagtaacatagccaatcagtggtttgctaggttgaacaggttgaaggttttcatggcattgttaagaggctgatatttaacatatggtaggcaacgagacataatcgatagaagcgataaaactagcatggcgatgatagtaatggtatctggggaaatggtcatcttgcctgagatcccgcttggaagaagaatgcctccgtgaagcagacgaacggacgtagtcgaacggcccctcacaatccggcacgctgcggaactctaacgagacgaagcaaaccggaaacacaaatcaacacacggaattcaccacacgaagcacaacacatatgatgcatgaacagctgaacacatgcaagacacggcatgtcaattcacacaatcaaacactacacgttaagtgaagttcaatatgcaacgagttgcatattgacgaaactccacgttaattatttagttctatcccgattaggtacacgacaatgttaaatgtgattaaacatgacaagaggtgaagcgcaattaatcaacctatctaggcattttaaatgaggtcagaaatgacatatagcacctccgaggcgacctcacatgttaatttacaattctgtccagatctgaactaatgcatctaattagttgttaaacagcaaaacaaataggttcacgtgattctacgcatcaagacaagcaatttacacatagaaaacatctccaacggagctacggttcaaaagttacaagcaccgcaagatatgatggcatgaatgcaatatgtgtgcaacgacggctacgaacacttcaaaacatacaaacagcaagagaagatgaaactacacgagattctaagcaagtttcatgtaggacacgatcaaaatggagctacggttcaacaactacgaacaaaacaagaactgactacaatctaccaaaatcagcTTCATAGCATTTtccacgccccacaactacgggctacacaactccgataaactcaagcaaggcatgacacgaaaaagggcaagaagcactactacaaacaactaacaacaactagcatggcatcatggatcgctagggaaagaagacacaaaatggcatcccacacaccatttcagacttagtaaaaataacacctcatgaaagtgcagttttcgatctgaaagcatattgacagcagcaaaacctatagctacagaactccaaatggcatgaaaattcacagcacgctagagaaacacaaggggtacaactaactccattggaccaacctcaaaagagctacagatcacaaggtagaagcaaaacaaaacagcaacaaaaaataacagattccagcAAAAATACTAGGGGCTATTTCtagcaaaaaatcaaaaaatcagcgctatttctagcaacttgagggcaatgaaaccacacctaaacatgcatttctattgcagccaaaaatactaggggctagacaaaacatctaagaagaactccctagttgacaactccttcaaacgaagaacGGATTAAAACCTACGACatgaacaaaagggcatcacggtaaaatatcgcgcgaactaacttactcaaaagctaaaactaattgcacagaaaaattcatgggatttttctacctcggaaatatataaaatatgtgaggttgcgcaacaaaatattgccacacaaaaatgcgagaaaatagcCTAGACacgaaaaaataaactagcggcaatccctacacgcaaaaataccaatgaccgctctaaaatacatgaaaaagggattcttaaaacatgggcattttacctaaggcGCTCGAGCAttccggaccgcaagaaaaataaatacgggacgttcccctattgggacagcacgctaaactaggcgtttggcacgtaaaactacgtcaaataattatgcaagttatggaatcgtgttctactcacgaagctaccccaaaaccatataaaatacaccTCGATCCGACCAACGGatattaaactacgggcgttttaatatattctaaaccctgaaaataaataaatcgcAACCCTAAAAAAAATCAACTAATGGGCCGAAACTACTACAGGCCAAAACAGGGCATTGACGCATAATAGAAGAACACGCCACAGGCGCTAGATAGGCAGCAGGGAGGGGCTCACCTTGTGGGCTTCGGGCCCATGAGGGGAGGCTGCGGAGGTGGCCTGGGGCGAGGCAGAGGCCGACTGGGCCTGGCCTAGGGCGCTGGGGGGAGGCAGCCCAACGCCACGAGTCTCCTCCTTCCCAGATCCGATGGGGACGAGGGAAGGCTCTGGCTCGCGATGGTGGTTGCTGCGGCCGACGCGATGGGCACGCAGGTGGCGGATCTGGGGCGGAGCAAGGGCGACGTCGGCCGGCGGtctccggcgaggggcggcgaGGGCCTGCCGGGACCCAGCGAGCGGAGCTCTAGCGTCCACGGCGACTACCAGAGTCCTGGCTGCATGCCCCTGCGGAGAGAGGGAGAACATCGAGGTGAGTGAGAGAGGAGAGGCTTCGTTGCAGCAAGCTTTGGCTGGCGGGAGCGGCCGGCTCGTGCTCACCGGCGAGCGACGGCCGGAGGCGAGGCCGACGGGGAACCTTGGGGCGACGCGCAGGGGGGGTGACGGCTCACCACCAGGGCACGGGAGCACGGGGTTGCGGGAGGAtcgggcgaggcggcggcggttcgggcccggtgggctccagatgggcctgggcgggcccacgggaggagagaggaggctggAGGTGGGTGGCTGCGCGGTTAGGGTTAGGaggggcacggaaaacgaggtggagagggagagggggctgtctaaaatgcaccggggtatttatagagaaaagaggggctcggttaaccggaatcgcgttccggatccaaccgtgcggtcggattcggacgatttcgcacgcgggaatgggtacgtggctgtgttgtgtagatatccggagacgagagaggaaacgggcggcgcgacaatgatttttaaaaacaccgacacacgtccgacggtagaccgaatacggtgccgctacggtcgaccgtccgggtacgagacggactccgatcgcgacgaaatttgacagacggcctccctatattaaaataatactGCACGTCAaagctcaacccgatcagagaaagttttacgcacacttttaaaacagggtttgacgtcgtcgcgggcgcgtgcggtcggactcagaacggacaacgacgagaaccggcaactaacaacggatgcaagttttgaaaacgagcGGTAACGGAGACGcctatgcaatgcagatgatgtgattgatacgatgatgatgcgacaaatgaacatacccacacgacgaaaacggaaagaaaagggaatcttctgaaacgtcggcatcgggttgtcacatgtTTGCAATTTCACACAGCTTCTCCATAAACAAAAGTGAACCTTGCCTtcgtactagacaaagagtcgacCTCTACATCCACATGATACTCAGAGTAGCCACTAGTCTTGATTTTTATTGAAttgttccagaaaatgcctaattcACCACTTCTGCCAGAACTACTTACTGCAGAACTTTTATTGAAACCTAAAGTATCTGCTAAATTCTCGACACGGGTTTCCTCTATCTGAGTTTTTACAATGCAAAGAATAGAGGGAACATATTGCCTCGCCATGTCGCGAAGCTCACGGACTATCGCGGGTTACCAGCCCCACGACAGTTTCATCATAGAAGACTCATTAGGCCTGCCAAAGTGGTTTTTGCAGCAGTAGTATTTCCCTCTTTTCCTTCATTTGATTTGACTCTCTTCAGATCACGCTTTGATGGTGGGCTCACTGGGATGAGTCCAGCCGGCACAATGGCCGGCTGGCTACCACTAGGATCGATTGGCTGATCCTTTTGCCCAGAGTTGTTGCACTTCAGCTGGTACAAAATGGAAATGATTTTTGCAGAGCTGGCAGAATTTCATTGACTCGAATTTGTGTACGACCATATTTAGGCATATTTACATTAGAGTTCCTACCCGAGTATAAAGAACTAAAGACAGCCACGTGAGTCGATTGTATATACTGTAGGCAAAATTGCAAGAAGGTAGTGAGAGACTGGATAACAGAAGAAAAAGTTTCAATCAAGTACAGAGATAGAGAGTATGTGCAGGAACAAagatctaaaaataaaagaagaaatgtGCATTT
This region includes:
- the LOC123398143 gene encoding uncharacterized protein LOC123398143, whose protein sequence is MRGFHAMVILLVGWLALTAQCRLEAGRRSYIDGADNNATVPYSISSLDDGKFSLNFCGDHVCNFGTCYCCDNQKGRPCYKTFAECNSNCPKCNPKCPAESTIELQA